One window of the Macaca thibetana thibetana isolate TM-01 chromosome 1, ASM2454274v1, whole genome shotgun sequence genome contains the following:
- the LOC126961625 gene encoding selection and upkeep of intraepithelial T-cells protein 1 produces MGPSSCRKTSSGLLLILHYGIMETAGLSFSRYFVVMNLLQMTIPSSEQFTVNSLERPVLAALGGNVELSCQLSPPQSAEHMEIRWFRSHYTRPVYLYKEGKDLYGETISKYVERTKLLKEAIGEGKVTLRILNVSADDDGQYHCFFKDGDVYEEAIAEVKVTATSLEIQILIHPPNTKGLLVECNSEGWFPQPQMEWRDSRGEIIPPSSKSHSQDGNKLFNMKMSLLLRDSSHGNITCYLRNPITGQEERTSIVLSDKLFSWDSVWILILVAILAVLLFFIMMPSVELQQREQRKCCDWNSPCLIGIGIVFSSMCVIIGLTITLHHRNRETPPW; encoded by the exons atgggaccatctagttgcaggaaaaccaGCTCAGGGCTCCTACTGATTctgcattatg GTATAATGGAAACTGCAGGGCTATCTTTCTCCAGATACTTTGTTGTTATGAATCTCCTCCAGATGACAATACCAAGTTCAG AGCAATTTACAGTGAATAGCTTAGAGAGGCCAGTCTTGGCTGCACTGGGTGGGAATGTTGAGCTCAGTTGCCAGCTGTCTCCACCACAAAGCGCAGAACACATGGAGATACGCTGGTTCCGGAGTCACTACACACGACCTGTTTACCTGTATAAGGAGGGTAAAGACCTGTATGGAGAAACTATCTCCAAGTATGTGGAGCGGAcaaagctcctgaaggaagccaTTGGAGAAGGTAAAGTGACCCTCAGGATCCTTAATGTCAGTGCTGATGATGACGGGCAGTACCACTGCTTCTTCAAAGATGGAGATGTCTATGAAGAGGCCATCGCAGAAGTGAAGGTCACAG CTACAagtttagaaatacaaattcttatTCATCCTCCGAATACCAAAGGTCTTTTAGTGGAGTGTAATTCAGAAGGTTGGTTCCCACAGCCTCAAATGGAATGGAGAGACAGCAGAGGAGAGATCATTCCACCTTCATCAAAATCCCATTCACAGGATGGAAACAAATTGTTCAACATGAAGATGAGCCTTCTCCTTAGAGATAGCTCCCATGGCAACATAACTTGCTACCTTCGAAATCCTATAACTGGTCAAGAGGAAAGGACAAGCATTGTCTTATCAG ATAAACTATTTTCATGGGATTCTGTCTGGATACTGATTCTGGTTGCAATCTTGGCTGTTCTGCTATTCTTCATTATGATGCCCAGTGTTGAGCTACAGCAAAGAGAGCAACGTAA GTGCTGTGACTGGAATTCTCCCTGCCTGATAGGCATTGGGATAGTTTTCTCTTCAATGTGTGTAATCATTGGACTCACTATCACTTTGCATCACAGAAACAGAG